A part of Sulfurimonas sp. HSL-1716 genomic DNA contains:
- a CDS encoding sugar phosphate nucleotidyltransferase, with amino-acid sequence MKAVVMAGGFGTRIQPLTHSIPKPMLPIINKPMMEHTMMMLKKLGIKEFILLLYFKPDIIKEYFKDGSDFGINITYVVPDDDYGTAGAVKLAQKHIGDENFIVISGDLVTDFDFQKLFDFHKKKKSKLSIGLTSVENPLQFGVVIANEENVIEKFLEKPSWGEVFSDTINTGIYVVEPEILSYIPENENFDFAKDLFPSLMQKQIDLMGYNLNGYWRDVGNPESYREVYEDILNCRIQFDIPGYKKDYPDGTLYTASKYDLDPTVEIVGTVVLGENVTLKKGVKLSNVVIGSNVTIGALSKVRNCVLWNDIEIDKHVKLDNCIICNNNTIGKGVTVKAGLILAEGCEIGELASFEQDVVIWADKKIEAASIVSRNIIFGSRYKNSIFENGTVFGTSNVELSCEMVTKLAEAFAVQLPIGSTVIVGRDDDRSSRMLKRAFLGGLLSAGINVQDIKSAPQPVLRFTLANDENLIAGVHFKRSVIDPTNSELTFFNDNAIRVNSALAKIVEKNFFTEKFRRVEYSKIGKIFDTRYKTECMSYKYAIEKTLDHSSIKYANFRVVVDLMHGSAAEMFPSILNDIGIENIVLNSYYDEQKLSNIQALKKRSEENTSRIVQSLKYQMGVLIYPNVQKIVLVTDKGEVLDKVKALYCVLYLLNLEAKSKKKRVFLPTWAPDIIYFENLIIERGKYSDFKVEQLKKYDLIATVHGNFSFKEFSYTRDGMYASLKIMELLSNNGVRLSEVSTRIDEFYYKAFKVKCPQSLKGKMMRKFLEDAKGKKSSLIDGVKIWENESDWILMIPDQYRECLNIYIQAKDEISGEALYNSYNTKMAEWSSKEG; translated from the coding sequence ATGAAAGCAGTAGTAATGGCCGGCGGTTTTGGAACGAGGATCCAGCCCCTTACCCACTCTATACCAAAACCGATGCTCCCCATCATAAACAAGCCTATGATGGAACATACGATGATGATGCTTAAAAAATTAGGCATCAAAGAGTTCATATTGCTTTTGTACTTCAAACCCGACATCATAAAAGAGTATTTTAAAGACGGAAGCGACTTCGGTATAAATATCACCTATGTCGTGCCCGATGACGATTACGGAACGGCGGGAGCCGTAAAACTCGCACAAAAACATATAGGAGACGAGAACTTTATCGTCATAAGCGGCGATCTTGTGACCGATTTTGATTTTCAAAAGTTATTTGATTTTCATAAAAAGAAAAAATCAAAACTTTCCATCGGACTCACCTCCGTCGAAAACCCTCTGCAGTTCGGTGTAGTGATCGCAAATGAAGAGAACGTCATCGAGAAGTTTCTGGAAAAGCCGAGCTGGGGAGAGGTGTTCAGCGATACCATCAATACCGGAATTTACGTCGTAGAACCGGAGATATTAAGCTACATTCCCGAGAACGAGAATTTCGATTTTGCCAAAGATCTTTTTCCTTCACTGATGCAAAAACAGATAGATCTGATGGGATACAACCTTAACGGATATTGGCGCGACGTAGGCAATCCGGAGAGTTATAGAGAGGTTTATGAAGATATACTCAATTGCAGGATACAGTTTGATATTCCCGGATATAAAAAAGATTACCCCGACGGTACGCTCTATACGGCGTCAAAATATGATCTGGATCCGACGGTGGAGATAGTCGGTACTGTCGTATTGGGAGAGAACGTCACATTGAAAAAAGGCGTAAAGCTAAGCAATGTCGTCATAGGCAGCAACGTCACGATAGGAGCGTTAAGCAAGGTCAGAAACTGCGTATTGTGGAACGATATAGAGATAGACAAGCATGTCAAACTTGACAACTGTATTATCTGTAACAACAATACGATAGGAAAAGGCGTCACGGTAAAGGCAGGGTTGATCCTGGCTGAAGGGTGCGAAATAGGCGAACTTGCCTCTTTTGAACAAGATGTTGTCATCTGGGCCGATAAAAAGATAGAAGCCGCATCGATAGTCAGCCGCAATATAATTTTTGGAAGCAGATACAAAAACTCCATTTTTGAAAACGGAACGGTCTTTGGTACGAGCAACGTCGAACTTTCCTGCGAGATGGTCACAAAACTTGCCGAAGCCTTTGCCGTACAGCTTCCCATAGGATCGACAGTGATTGTAGGTAGAGATGACGATAGAAGTTCCCGTATGCTCAAACGTGCATTTTTGGGAGGACTGCTCTCTGCGGGTATCAACGTGCAGGACATAAAAAGTGCGCCGCAGCCTGTTTTGAGGTTTACGCTTGCAAATGATGAGAACCTTATTGCCGGAGTACATTTTAAACGATCCGTCATCGATCCTACAAATTCCGAGCTCACGTTCTTCAATGATAACGCCATAAGAGTAAATTCCGCTCTTGCTAAAATCGTCGAGAAAAACTTTTTTACGGAAAAGTTTCGAAGAGTAGAGTACTCGAAGATAGGAAAGATCTTCGATACTCGTTATAAAACGGAATGCATGAGCTATAAATATGCCATAGAAAAGACTTTGGATCATTCGAGCATAAAGTACGCCAATTTCCGAGTCGTAGTCGATCTGATGCACGGAAGCGCCGCGGAGATGTTTCCAAGTATTCTCAATGATATCGGAATCGAAAATATCGTTTTAAACTCCTATTACGACGAGCAGAAACTCTCAAACATCCAAGCACTTAAGAAACGCTCGGAAGAGAACACTTCAAGGATCGTACAAAGCCTGAAGTATCAGATGGGCGTTTTGATCTATCCAAACGTTCAAAAAATAGTTCTGGTGACGGACAAAGGAGAGGTTCTTGACAAAGTAAAAGCGCTTTATTGTGTCTTGTACCTTTTAAATCTGGAAGCAAAATCAAAGAAAAAGCGGGTGTTCTTGCCGACTTGGGCACCGGATATCATCTATTTTGAAAACCTTATAATAGAGCGCGGAAAATATTCCGATTTTAAAGTGGAACAGCTTAAAAAGTACGATCTTATTGCTACTGTCCACGGGAACTTTAGTTTTAAAGAGTTCAGTTACACTCGTGACGGCATGTATGCGAGCTTGAAAATCATGGAGCTTTTAAGCAATAACGGCGTGAGACTATCGGAAGTCTCCACAAGAATAGATGAATTTTACTATAAGGCTTTTAAAGTAAAATGTCCGCAGTCTTTAAAAGGGAAGATGATGAGAAAGTTCCTAGAAGACGCAAAAGGAAAAAAATCATCATTGATCGACGGTGTGAAGATCTGGGAGAATGAGAGCGACTGGATATTGATGATACCCGACCAGTACAGAGAGTGCCTAAATATCTATATTCAGGCAAAAGACGAAATATCAGGAGAAGCGTTATATAATAGCTATAACACGAAAATGGCCGAGTGGTCTTCTAAAGAAGGATAA
- a CDS encoding glycoside hydrolase family 57 protein: MKLSFMWHMHQPDYRDATGIMQMPWVFLHAIKDYYDMPWMLSKHSGVKATFNITPPLMQQLKLYYDKPQENDKFLELWLKNPSYLDEDDRNWVIKICKSSNYETMVVPFERYKELYIQEHFNNDELIELEILFMLSWCGIYLQENSDLVKRLIKKQKDYDLEEKFLLLNELSIFISGIFDYYLKLKKEGVIMISTTPLNHPILPLLMDMGNARIANPATNMPKEYINLEEDALMQVKKAQELFYDTFGFMPEGFWPAEGAVDEKSIELLRFCGVKWIATDEEILFKSLNSNNRADIYFPYSYNDVCIGFRDHNLSDLIGFTYRHSDSYEASSNFISELQKIRDVNPDAVVFVILDGENAWEFFKKNGFNFFNSLYEKLKNLPWCETITMEEICGLSLKKLSRLAPGSWIHGEFNTWVGHREKTRAWELLYLTKRDYEHHKESLDKEVIEKINEHFLIAECSDWFWWYGDDHYSEFGEEFDELFRSHLINIYNLINITPPSDLFIPVIKNKSAQSFWLKPQSDISPVINGKHDSFFEWIGCGVVDESKIFSTMDKQRGPIKRILYGQDDEKLYFAFEAKMKELCGSDLIEIIIDPINVRGKVGFETQKVFLDGLEVNVACKDQLEISIDKSKMKNGEIHIRFELEKEGSVIQTLPGFGELKIDVGNDYSHNWFV, translated from the coding sequence TTGAAACTGAGCTTTATGTGGCATATGCATCAGCCCGATTATCGCGATGCCACCGGTATCATGCAGATGCCTTGGGTCTTTTTGCATGCGATTAAGGACTACTACGATATGCCATGGATGCTTTCAAAGCACAGTGGCGTCAAAGCTACTTTCAATATCACTCCTCCCTTGATGCAGCAATTAAAACTCTATTACGATAAGCCGCAGGAAAACGACAAGTTTTTGGAGCTATGGCTGAAAAATCCCTCCTATCTCGATGAAGACGACAGGAACTGGGTCATCAAGATATGCAAAAGTTCAAACTACGAGACGATGGTCGTACCGTTTGAGAGGTACAAGGAACTCTATATCCAAGAACATTTCAACAATGATGAACTCATAGAGCTGGAGATACTTTTTATGCTCTCTTGGTGCGGTATCTATCTTCAGGAAAACAGCGATCTTGTAAAAAGACTGATAAAAAAACAGAAAGATTACGATCTAGAAGAGAAGTTTTTGCTTTTAAACGAGCTTTCCATATTTATCTCGGGCATATTCGATTACTATTTAAAACTGAAAAAAGAAGGGGTCATAATGATCTCTACGACGCCGTTGAACCATCCGATCCTTCCTTTGCTTATGGACATGGGCAATGCCCGCATCGCAAATCCCGCCACAAACATGCCAAAAGAGTATATCAACCTTGAAGAGGACGCTTTGATGCAGGTTAAAAAGGCGCAGGAACTGTTTTACGACACATTCGGTTTTATGCCCGAAGGTTTTTGGCCTGCCGAGGGCGCCGTCGATGAAAAAAGCATAGAGCTCTTAAGATTTTGCGGAGTGAAATGGATCGCCACGGATGAGGAGATACTGTTTAAGTCTCTCAACTCGAACAATAGAGCCGATATCTATTTTCCATACTCTTACAATGACGTCTGTATCGGTTTTCGCGATCATAACCTAAGCGATCTCATAGGCTTTACATACAGGCATTCGGACTCGTATGAAGCGTCTTCGAACTTTATAAGCGAGCTTCAAAAGATACGCGACGTGAATCCCGATGCCGTAGTGTTCGTGATTTTAGACGGTGAAAACGCATGGGAGTTTTTTAAGAAGAACGGTTTTAATTTTTTCAATTCGCTTTATGAAAAGCTGAAAAATCTGCCTTGGTGCGAGACCATAACCATGGAAGAAATCTGCGGACTTTCATTAAAAAAACTATCGCGTCTGGCGCCCGGAAGCTGGATACATGGCGAGTTCAACACCTGGGTGGGGCACAGAGAAAAGACAAGGGCATGGGAGCTTTTATATCTGACCAAAAGAGATTATGAACATCATAAAGAATCTCTGGACAAAGAGGTGATCGAGAAGATAAACGAACATTTTCTCATAGCAGAGTGTTCGGATTGGTTCTGGTGGTACGGAGACGATCACTACAGCGAATTCGGGGAGGAGTTTGATGAACTGTTCCGTTCGCATCTGATAAATATATACAATCTGATCAATATTACACCTCCTTCAGACCTCTTTATCCCTGTTATCAAGAACAAAAGTGCTCAAAGTTTCTGGCTCAAACCGCAGTCGGATATATCGCCGGTGATCAACGGAAAACATGATTCTTTCTTTGAATGGATAGGATGCGGCGTCGTGGACGAAAGCAAGATATTTTCGACGATGGACAAACAAAGAGGACCGATAAAAAGGATACTCTACGGACAAGACGACGAAAAACTCTACTTTGCATTTGAAGCGAAGATGAAAGAGCTGTGCGGCAGTGATCTCATAGAGATCATCATAGATCCGATAAATGTCAGAGGAAAAGTCGGATTTGAAACGCAAAAGGTTTTTCTGGACGGGCTGGAAGTGAATGTCGCATGCAAAGACCAGCTTGAGATCAGCATCGATAAAAGTAAAATGAAAAACGGTGAGATACATATAAGGTTCGAACTGGAAAAAGAGGGCAGTGTGATCCAGACTCTGCCGGGATTCGGCGAGCTTAAGATAGATGTCGGTAATGATTACAGTCATAACTGGTTCGTGTAG
- a CDS encoding alpha-amylase/4-alpha-glucanotransferase domain-containing protein → MKRVSLLFGIHMHQPVDNFSDSVESAVNLCYRPFFETMAKYPEFKFAVHCSGWLLERIRTKNPDIFENMRYLTKQGSIEWLSAGYYEPVLSAIPSPDRIAQIKKLNRYIKKYFKVSPRGLWLTERVWESALVPDLAECGIDYAVVDDYHFLSSGFEASQMNGYYTTEESAKEIGLFPISKALRYALPFYDVQNAIASVLSSASDEDSAAVVFDDAEKFGLWPKTHTWVYEKHWLKEFVEAVLADDRILSQHYGTYMKKNRSLGIAYLNNTSYFEMGEWSLKSTQAQALEELKQSVGEHYFNDVGISFIKGGIWKNFFIKYKESNYLHKRMLYFSKQREALGKNALESLYKLQTNDVYWHGIFGGIYLPNLRDNAYRYLLELERSCAKKEVSIELLDIDKDGYDELKVVTKNLSMVFSSKFGGQMMEFGALDVLFNWQNTLMRQKEIYHEKLLRLKESGESLDEDTGIDTIHSEKALTDDKLKAELIYDWHPKYSFIDHFCRDELTLESFKNMAFTDIADFANRPFSFHKNKNSFSRTGGIYLDWCYETNLKKEYRFKDNSFSLDLKCSSEYKEKLFYAQEFNLHFAHPHRVTFNGKTLQKGLKEYNCDELVMVDDFTKKVLRLKIDRKCNIFGYILNTVSKSEKGFDKTAQEVSFVLTLPFSSKLNLKVELELSDV, encoded by the coding sequence ATGAAAAGAGTATCGCTGCTGTTTGGTATCCATATGCATCAGCCTGTCGATAATTTCAGTGATTCTGTTGAAAGTGCCGTAAATCTCTGTTACAGACCTTTTTTCGAGACCATGGCGAAGTATCCAGAGTTTAAATTTGCCGTGCATTGCAGCGGCTGGCTGCTTGAGCGGATCAGAACAAAAAATCCGGATATCTTTGAGAATATGCGTTATCTGACAAAACAAGGTTCCATAGAATGGCTCAGCGCCGGTTATTATGAACCTGTTTTAAGCGCTATTCCCTCACCCGACCGCATCGCGCAGATAAAAAAACTAAACAGGTATATAAAAAAATATTTTAAAGTAAGCCCCAGAGGATTATGGCTTACCGAAAGGGTATGGGAATCGGCACTGGTGCCGGATCTGGCAGAATGCGGAATTGATTATGCCGTGGTGGATGATTACCATTTTTTAAGCAGCGGCTTTGAAGCCTCCCAGATGAACGGATATTATACGACAGAAGAGAGTGCCAAAGAGATAGGACTTTTCCCCATATCAAAAGCACTGAGATACGCGCTGCCGTTTTACGACGTGCAAAATGCCATAGCATCCGTTTTATCGTCTGCTTCGGATGAAGATTCGGCAGCCGTCGTATTTGATGATGCGGAAAAGTTCGGTCTCTGGCCAAAAACGCATACGTGGGTCTATGAGAAACATTGGCTAAAAGAGTTCGTAGAAGCCGTTTTGGCGGATGATAGAATACTCTCGCAGCACTACGGCACATACATGAAAAAAAACCGTTCGCTGGGCATAGCATACCTTAACAACACGTCATACTTCGAAATGGGGGAATGGAGTCTCAAAAGCACGCAGGCACAAGCACTTGAGGAGTTAAAACAAAGTGTCGGAGAGCATTATTTCAACGATGTGGGAATCTCTTTTATAAAGGGCGGCATCTGGAAAAACTTTTTTATAAAATACAAAGAGAGCAACTATCTTCACAAAAGAATGCTCTATTTCAGTAAGCAGCGTGAGGCGCTCGGTAAAAATGCGCTGGAATCCCTTTACAAGCTGCAGACGAACGATGTCTACTGGCACGGAATATTCGGCGGGATATATCTTCCAAACCTCCGGGACAATGCATACCGATATCTTTTGGAACTTGAAAGATCATGTGCAAAAAAAGAGGTAAGCATCGAACTTCTCGATATCGACAAGGACGGTTATGATGAGCTCAAAGTCGTCACAAAAAACCTCAGTATGGTTTTTTCATCGAAATTCGGCGGACAGATGATGGAGTTTGGCGCGCTTGACGTGCTTTTTAACTGGCAAAATACGCTGATGCGGCAAAAGGAAATCTATCATGAAAAATTGCTTCGTCTCAAAGAGAGCGGTGAGAGTCTTGATGAAGATACAGGGATAGATACGATTCACAGTGAAAAAGCCTTAACGGATGACAAGCTTAAAGCCGAGCTTATCTACGACTGGCATCCAAAATATTCCTTTATAGACCATTTTTGTCGTGACGAGCTTACTTTGGAAAGCTTTAAGAATATGGCTTTTACGGATATCGCTGATTTTGCTAACAGGCCGTTCTCGTTTCATAAAAACAAAAACAGCTTCAGCAGAACGGGCGGAATATATCTGGATTGGTGTTATGAAACGAATTTGAAAAAAGAATACCGCTTCAAAGATAACTCCTTTAGTCTGGATCTAAAATGCAGCAGCGAGTATAAAGAGAAGCTTTTTTATGCACAGGAGTTCAACTTACATTTCGCTCATCCTCACCGGGTCACATTTAACGGTAAAACCTTGCAAAAGGGTTTAAAAGAGTATAATTGTGATGAACTTGTTATGGTCGACGATTTTACGAAAAAAGTCTTAAGGCTGAAGATCGACCGAAAGTGCAATATCTTCGGGTATATATTAAATACCGTATCAAAAAGCGAAAAAGGTTTTGATAAAACGGCTCAGGAAGTATCGTTTGTTTTGACGCTGCCTTTTTCCTCGAAGTTAAATTTAAAAGTAGAATTGGAGTTGTCCGATGTCTGA
- a CDS encoding UTP--glucose-1-phosphate uridylyltransferase produces the protein MSEIRLDRIHNQYVLIAPERLYRPNLSHTDKKKNTSSMCPFCEGNEDLTPPEVFAIRDNEANLPSWKTRVVPNLYKAVQIELEDVSKRDGMFESIPGVGAHEILIDSPCHDCDIVQLDADALENWLRSMIIRMEDLRKDKRLIHLSIFKNFGQNAGSTQDHPHTQILALPVMPKSELVFLDRNMTYYSRHGRGIIEDMIHNEMLAKKRIVSKIGDFIAFCPYASAYPFEVMIVPIVNISGLGRCTRKEITDLSALIRIVFEKLSGQLGRFDYNLSFQMAPLNKNFENERYMESLDRNYRFSLRITPRIYNLGGFEISTGMAINSVVPEDCARLLRGD, from the coding sequence ATGTCTGAGATAAGACTAGATAGAATTCATAATCAATATGTACTTATTGCTCCCGAAAGACTTTACAGACCCAATCTCAGCCATACGGATAAAAAAAAGAACACGAGTTCTATGTGCCCTTTTTGCGAAGGCAACGAGGATCTGACCCCTCCTGAAGTATTTGCTATCAGAGATAATGAAGCCAATCTTCCTTCTTGGAAGACAAGAGTGGTTCCCAACCTCTATAAAGCCGTGCAGATCGAGCTGGAAGACGTTTCAAAAAGAGACGGAATGTTCGAATCGATCCCGGGAGTGGGTGCGCATGAGATTCTCATAGATTCGCCATGCCATGACTGCGACATCGTGCAGCTGGACGCAGATGCGTTAGAGAACTGGCTAAGGAGCATGATCATCCGCATGGAGGATCTGAGAAAAGACAAAAGGTTAATCCATCTGAGCATATTTAAAAATTTCGGGCAAAACGCAGGATCGACGCAGGACCATCCCCATACCCAGATACTTGCACTTCCCGTTATGCCAAAAAGCGAGCTTGTCTTTTTGGACCGCAATATGACCTATTACAGCCGTCATGGAAGAGGGATTATTGAGGATATGATCCATAACGAGATGCTTGCAAAAAAAAGGATCGTCAGCAAGATCGGTGATTTCATAGCGTTTTGCCCCTATGCGAGTGCTTACCCTTTTGAAGTTATGATCGTTCCTATTGTCAACATATCCGGTCTTGGCAGATGCACAAGAAAAGAGATAACGGATCTGAGCGCTTTGATCAGGATCGTATTTGAAAAGCTTAGCGGACAGCTCGGCAGATTTGATTACAACCTTTCTTTTCAGATGGCACCTTTAAATAAAAACTTTGAAAACGAACGTTATATGGAAAGTCTGGACAGAAATTACCGATTTAGTCTGCGCATTACCCCGAGGATATATAATCTCGGCGGTTTTGAAATATCTACCGGAATGGCGATAAACAGTGTTGTGCCCGAAGACTGCGCCAGACTTTTGCGGGGAGATTAG
- a CDS encoding glycogen/starch synthase — MKVLFASSEIFPYAKSGGLADVADALPHILQEYVEISRVMPLYGFMDKDGFDYEKSYKISLGGIDYKINLYTKQSGSMRTYFIEAPLLSATKNLYCDKDGDYANNDLRFGIFCMALVELASMLNIAILHLNDWHTALCALFIHERKMKIKTVFTIHNLAYQGIFGKNSLERLGIDKKYFTMDGLEFYEKVNFLKAAIAYSDRITTVSPSYAKEILTKEFGCGLEGFLAHHKKKLTGVLNGINDTVFDPAKDAILPFTYDEKTLDNKYKNKADFIKRSKLKDPRRPLFVMIARLVEQKGIDLLIDSIKMLLEKKINLFLLGEGSAEFSKKLARFSNEHDNFEFFEGYDEELSHRIYAAADFLLMPSKFEPCGLNQMIAMRYGTIPIVHAVGGLKDSVHEDKKACGEGIVFKKQNKKEFLSAVERALKLKKEAKKFKATIEFNMGCDFSFRPSALEYLRLYKSLA, encoded by the coding sequence ATGAAAGTTCTTTTCGCTTCGAGTGAAATATTTCCCTATGCAAAAAGCGGCGGGCTTGCCGATGTCGCCGATGCGCTTCCGCATATCCTGCAAGAGTATGTCGAAATCTCCAGAGTCATGCCCTTATACGGATTTATGGACAAAGACGGATTTGATTATGAAAAATCGTATAAGATATCTCTTGGAGGGATCGACTATAAGATAAACCTCTATACGAAACAAAGCGGTTCTATGAGGACATATTTCATAGAAGCGCCGCTGCTCAGTGCTACTAAAAACCTTTACTGCGATAAAGACGGCGACTATGCGAACAACGATCTGCGTTTTGGAATATTTTGCATGGCCCTCGTCGAACTTGCATCGATGTTAAATATTGCTATCTTGCATCTTAACGACTGGCATACGGCTTTGTGCGCACTTTTTATTCATGAACGCAAGATGAAGATCAAGACGGTATTTACGATCCATAATCTTGCGTATCAGGGGATTTTCGGAAAAAACTCGCTTGAGAGGCTCGGTATAGACAAGAAATATTTTACGATGGACGGTCTTGAATTTTATGAAAAAGTAAACTTTTTAAAAGCTGCAATAGCCTATAGCGACCGTATAACTACGGTTAGTCCCAGTTATGCCAAAGAGATATTGACAAAAGAGTTCGGATGCGGACTGGAAGGTTTTTTAGCGCATCATAAAAAGAAACTGACAGGTGTTTTAAACGGGATAAACGATACTGTTTTCGATCCTGCAAAGGATGCGATACTCCCTTTTACGTATGATGAAAAAACACTTGATAACAAGTATAAGAACAAAGCGGACTTCATAAAAAGATCCAAGCTAAAAGACCCGAGGCGGCCGCTTTTTGTCATGATCGCTAGATTAGTGGAACAAAAAGGGATAGACCTGCTGATAGATTCCATAAAGATGCTGCTTGAGAAAAAAATAAATCTGTTTTTGCTTGGAGAAGGCAGTGCCGAGTTTTCCAAAAAGCTGGCGCGGTTTTCAAACGAGCATGATAACTTTGAATTTTTCGAAGGGTATGATGAAGAGCTTTCACACAGGATCTATGCTGCAGCGGATTTTTTACTGATGCCCTCAAAGTTCGAACCCTGCGGATTGAACCAGATGATCGCCATGCGTTACGGCACGATCCCGATAGTGCATGCGGTGGGAGGACTCAAAGACAGCGTCCATGAAGATAAAAAAGCTTGCGGTGAAGGGATAGTCTTTAAAAAACAGAATAAAAAAGAGTTTCTCTCTGCCGTTGAGAGAGCTTTAAAACTCAAAAAAGAGGCTAAAAAATTCAAAGCGACGATCGAGTTCAATATGGGGTGCGATTTTTCTTTCAGACCGAGCGCGCTGGAATATCTGAGGCTGTATAAGAGTCTGGCATGA
- a CDS encoding ROK family protein, which produces MNLSIDAGGTYYRARILENDTLMETLFVKSVKIGLLEWIEEILKKHHGIKNICIAYAGQVKNGVILSAPNIKIDNHDIKNYFETKYDLKLFIENDLDCAVMAEAAHFQSKEICALYVGTGLGLGVISAGRLIRGHAGMATEIGHIPYKETPFLCGCGKSNCLELFASGSGLLKHKEHNLVESALNLEELKKSKDVKAKNIYDDFITALLYAAGTVITLFNPEILVLGGGIVRANEDILQIITSRIKDFAMPIALEDVKIVTTQMQDASLQGALLLKDVR; this is translated from the coding sequence ATGAATTTGAGCATAGATGCGGGAGGAACCTATTATCGTGCTAGGATACTAGAGAACGATACTCTTATGGAAACATTGTTTGTAAAAAGCGTGAAGATCGGTCTTTTAGAGTGGATAGAAGAGATATTAAAAAAACATCACGGCATAAAAAACATCTGTATCGCTTATGCAGGGCAGGTGAAAAACGGGGTAATCCTTTCGGCTCCAAACATCAAAATAGACAATCATGACATAAAAAACTATTTCGAGACGAAATATGATTTAAAACTCTTCATTGAAAACGATCTTGACTGTGCAGTAATGGCGGAAGCTGCACATTTTCAGAGTAAAGAGATATGCGCTTTATACGTAGGAACGGGACTGGGTCTTGGAGTCATCAGCGCAGGCAGACTGATTCGCGGACATGCCGGCATGGCGACGGAGATAGGACATATTCCCTATAAAGAGACTCCCTTTTTGTGCGGGTGTGGAAAAAGTAACTGTCTGGAACTTTTTGCTTCGGGATCCGGTCTTCTGAAACACAAGGAGCATAATCTCGTCGAAAGCGCTTTAAATCTGGAAGAATTAAAAAAGAGCAAAGATGTAAAGGCAAAAAATATCTATGATGATTTTATAACGGCTTTGCTTTATGCTGCGGGTACGGTCATAACCCTTTTTAATCCCGAGATACTGGTTCTTGGCGGCGGTATCGTTAGAGCGAACGAGGACATTTTGCAGATAATAACTTCCAGGATCAAAGATTTTGCTATGCCCATAGCCCTTGAAGATGTTAAAATAGTAACGACGCAGATGCAAGACGCTTCCTTACAAGGCGCACTATTACTAAAGGATGTCAGATGA